A single genomic interval of Homo sapiens chromosome 7, GRCh38.p14 Primary Assembly harbors:
- the GTF2IRD2B gene encoding general transcription factor II-I repeat domain-containing protein 2B isoform 2 (isoform 2 is encoded by transcript variant 2) — MAQVAVSTLPVEEESSSETRMVVTFLVSALESMCKELAKSKAEVACIAVYETDVFVVGTERGCAFVNARTDFQKDFAKYCRCFNFILCIPNLKRIAGKTSTVFSSKLS; from the exons ATGGCCCAGGTAGCAGTGTCCACCCTGCCTGTTGAAGAAGAGTCCTCCTCAGAGACCAGGATGGTGGTGACATTCCTCGTGTCTGCCCTCGAATCCATG tGTAAAGAACTGGCCAAGTCCAAGGCAGAAGTGGCCTGCATCGCAGTGTACGAAACAGACGTGTTTGTCGTCGGAACCGAGAGAGGATGCGCTTTTGTTAATGCCAGGACGGATTTTCAGAAAGATTTTGCAAAATACTGTAGGTGTTTTAATTTTATCCTTTGTATTCCCAATCTCAAAAGGATCGCAGGCAAGACTTCCACAGTATTTTCTTCTAAGCTATCATAA